The stretch of DNA GTGAAAGGCACCGAGGGTAAATATGACTTTATATTAACCTATccaccacacacactgcctcatTTTACACCCTACATACCAACCACATTAGCTCAAATGCTTCCCTTGCTGTTGTAAATAGAGTTCTACTTCCTCCTCAGAGTTGATTGTCGGTTTGTATTTGTTCCCCCCCTGCCGGACGATGGGAAGGTGAAGTGCATGTTATCCTACCGAATCACTACTTATTTTACAGTGTAGTTTTCCTGAGACATGTTGGGCACTTCAATGATTATCAGTCATACATTCTGATTCTCACACTCTTCTTGTCAATAAATGATTATTTCTCAATCTGCTTATTGTGTTGTATTTATTTTCAGCTGGCATTGTTCAACCAGTGATTTTTATACTGCAAATTGCTCAAGTTTACATGAGAATACTCAAAAGGACCTTTGTTTTGATTAACTGGAAATGGATATTGAACCCAGCTACACGCGCAGGCGCAATTGACATTTTGACGACTGCACTGAGCAAACATGGCGGCGGCCGTAGATAGTGTTGTGTAAGTTGTCCTTAATTTTTTGGACGAGTAGGAGCATGTGACACTTTCAGAGATGTAGGCCCCGACGTAGGAGTTGACAATGTGTTGGAAATGATGGAGAAAATTACTATTTGCCCTCTAGTTGACTTTACAGCAATGCCTTGTCTATACGTAGATGGCCAACTAGCTATGGCTATTGTTTCTctttgctaactagctagcaagtttaGCTAGCTTATATTAGACAACAATGCTTCAGTTGAAAACGATTGTCCTTTGTTAACGTACAGTAAACTGTTTCAGTACAAGATTGAAATGTATAAACGGTCGACAGATTATGGTGATTAAATTGCACCTAACGTTAACTAATAGCTACGTAGCTAGCTTTATAAATAGGCCCACCGTTCACTGAGACCAGCGCAGCTACCTTGCCAACAATTCAAGTGCACCCTGTCTGCGGTTCTGCATTGTCTACCTACAGTCTCTGTATTGTTCGCTACAGCAGCCAAGTGTTTTCGTACATTTGCTCATAACTTTTCCAACATTGTTAATCAGACTCTGGAATACACAGAGTGGTTTGATTGTTGTAAAACTGTAGCTAGATATTATCCTGTAATATTACAGGGAACAGAGTGGTCCTGTACAACAATACAGGATTATTCATTTTGAAGTGGTTAGATTAGCCACCATAATCATTTCTAGTCTAACATGAGTGTGATTGTGCTTTCTTGTTTCAGGCTCGGTGAGCAGTACTATAAGGATGCTATGGAACAGTGCCACAGCTATAATGCTCGTCTGTGTGCTGAGAGGAGCATCCTTATGCCTTTCATTGACTCTCAGACAGGTGTTGCTCAAAGCAACTGTTACATCTGGATGGAGAAGAGACACAGGAGTGCAGGTCTGTAGCAAAGACacacttgctcacacacacacattcactctccTGAAAGCACACTTTAATGATCAACTTTTTTTTGTTGATCAGGCATGGCTCCTGGGCAGCTGTATAGCTATCCGTCTCGACGCTGGAGGAAGAAACGACGGTCCCACCCTCCCGAGGACCCCCGTTTGGCCTTCCCCCCGGTCAAATCAGGTACAATTCCTCCTCATATGACTTTTTATTGGTTCTTCTTTATGTGTCGGAGGGAATAGTGTGGTCTTCTGCCTCCTCGGTATTGAATaagcctctatctctctgtgtagCGGAGCTGGAGCTGGGTCTGAAACGGGATGCCGTGGGAGCGGTGGATGGCAGCAGCCTGGAGGCCTTGCTGAAGGGGGAGCCCCTGGAGAGGAGGGGCCCGCCGGACCCTCGGGCCCCGGAAGACAACCCAGCCACACCTGAACCTGTGGCTGCCATGGTCTCCAGCCACACCTCCTCTGGACGCATCCGCAAGGTTAGATGGGACCAATGCACATTTTACAAACCAGACTCCGAATAATCTGTACAAAAAGGTTTGAGTTTCTCCCAATAGTCTGTCAGTGCACCAATATTATCTCAAACTCTACTCTCCTTTCAGAGGGTTCTGGACCACGATGACTACCTGGATGATCTGGATGATGAGGACTTTGAGGATGAGACCCCCAAGAGACGAGGGAAGGGCAAGTCCAAGGGTCGTGGAGTGGGAAATGGAAAGAAGAAACTGGAGGCAGCCGCTGCAGCCTTGGAGGAGCAGGACAAACCATACGCCTGTGACAGTGAGTATACATGTATTTGATGTAAATTCTGATGTGTGTATGCGTGATGCAAAtccagttgttgatgtgtgtgatGACTTAAACcatgatgctgtgtgtgtttgcagtctGTGGGAAGCGCTACAAGAACCGTCCGGGCCTGAGCTACCACTACACACACTCCCATCTGgcggaggaagagggggaggacagagaggagatagagTCCCCTCCCCCCCGGCGCCAGCCTGAGGCACACAAGAGTGAGTCACTGTTTGGAATGATAGCCACTGGAATCACCGTCTACTATAGAGCTGGTCGTTTCTATTATAGATGGAGAATCACTCCTGCTTATCTCATGATACCAGACCTGGGTCAAATGCAGGTCTTAATAGTTGAGGTGTGCTTCATTTACAGCAATGGATTAGTCCCAAAAGTGCATACCCAAAGCTAAATGAAGTGCACCTCAAGAGTGAGTCAAACTATTGCAAAGTTAGTCACTCTACTCTGGATTCAGAGGGATATCAGTATTCTAGGGCAGTGTCAGTGtattgtctatctctctgtctcctctcttattCCAGCCCCTAAGAAAGGCCCTAACGGTCTGGCCCTGCCCAACGACTACTGCGACTTCTGTCTGGGAGACTCCGCCCACAACCAGAAGACCGGCCAGTCAGAGGAGCTAGTGTCCTGCTCAGACTGCGGACGCTCTGGTACGAACCTCCCACCCATGTCCCCATTtctattaaagggatagttcaggcAAAATCTATTTAACCTGACTTGTGTCTGAAGGCCCATAGTGACAGAGTCCACAataatccattatttatttttgcCACAGCCAGAAGTTAGCATTGTCAAAATTCATAAATGTAAACAGCCAAACTAATGTTAGCAATACTAGACTATAATGTAGTCCTCTGGCTCTGTTTGTGTTCTGTTGATgtatttaaacctttatttagccCGGTTGGTAAGTCATTGAGAAGAGACCTGTGTCTGTCTCCCTTCAGGTCACCCGTCCTGCCTGCAGTTCACAGATGTGATGATGGCAGCTGTGAAGACGTACCGCTGGCAGTGTATCGAGTGCAAGTGCTGCAACGTCTGTGGTACCTCAGAGAACGACGTGAGTGCTGCTCCACCTCTGCCTTTTCATACTTCTCGTTTTCTTTGTGTTGttttctcacacacactgcttctgtttctctgtctgtcaggaCCAGCTGCTGTTCTGTGATGACTGTGATCGAGGATACCACATGTACTGCCTCAACCCTCCTATGACTGAGCCCCCAGAAGGTATGTCACAGTCTAACCACAACTCCTGCTTGACTTCAATGAAGCCCACTTGTTAATGTTGTACTGGTGAGTttaaactctctttctctctgtgtgtgtttccaggtaGTTGGAGTTGTCACCTTTGCCTGGTGCTGCTTAAGGACAAGGCATCCATATACAAGCAGCAGAGCCCCACCACAGAGGATGAATAGGGGTTAGTTATTAGTATCTTTGGGGCCACCCCAGAGTAACCCACCCTGTCCTCAGCCAGGGGACCCCACCTTACCAACCCACACAAGGACAGTAAGCCCTCACACCCTGGTCCACACCCCTTAATGACCATGAGCTAGGGTCTGGGTCTGATTGGGGACTGGAAAGGAGGGAGTCCTCTCATCACAACCCTGTCGGCAAGCCccaccccttcccctctctcctcctatcatGGCTGTTATCTCCCCTGGACTGTTACACACTCTGCAGAGACTACCGTTACCACTGTCTCTACAGAGTTCATGTTATAAAGAAAGGATTAGCATCTCACGCTAACTATTCcccaactaccccccccccccccctctcctttatATGGTGTGGACTGCTAAGACAGGCAGTGTGCTTAATTTGTTGCCAAATTATCTATTTTTACTTGTTCTAAAAATAACCAAGTGTATTGATTTATGGATTTCAAAATATGATCACGTGGTTGAGGGATATTAATAGTGGACTTTTGTAGTGAAGTTTTGTCTGTCTACTTCTTTTGGatgtttttaaaaacatttatctCAAAGGTTttcctgcaacaacaaaaaaaaacggaAGGAACCTCTGGCGCCAAGGTCCAtatgctgtgtcccaaatgacactctattcgcTACattgtgcacttcttttgaccaaggttcaatagggtgccttttgggaggCAACCATAGTCATTCTATTGTGACTGAATCACATCCTACTGCTGGTCTGATTTTAAATctaacattattgaacatttgtCAGCTATCATCTTTAAGGTTTTTGTAGCTGTTCATATCTGTGCCACAATGAGCGAGGCACATTGCATGCAGACTTGCACATGTACTTGAGTTcgaatgcacacacactcaattCTTTAGACTTTGATTtattatatttttacattttatataTCACTTGATATTCCATGGGGTTGGGGATTTTTTTTCTAGTAGAATTTTGTAAAGTACCGGTATATACTAACAACGTGAATGGAAAACTATCATATAACACAATGTCAGTACTGTATGAccttttgtatttgttttaagTGTCATTTAGGTTGATTTTCTTTTGTGGTATCATGTTAATGATCTCCATAATGAGTATTTATGGTAAATCATGTATTTTTATTTACTTCTTTTTGTATTGAAACTGCTTTTGCCCTTATTAAAATGTCAATGTATCTGCTAACAAAACTCTATTGGAAAATATGTCTGGAAGTGACATGGACATATTGGCAATCCCCAAGCTTCTGTTCATACTTCAGCAATTGGCACATCCAAAATTTACAAGAAACTCAGGGAGGGGTACATTTTGGCTAAATTATGTAAACTATAAAAGGAGGGACACTGCAAAAGGGATTATTGCACAGACTGGTATTTCACTCAACACTCATTCTCTAAAAACTGGATCCTCTGAAGTATTTACAGCAATGAAAACAGTGCAATCAGTCCAACCGTGAGTGAGTAGAACATGCTGAACACCACATACATGAAGAGTGATACTACAAACATAATGATGTATGGTTACTGCTGTGGCACTCCTAAAAGCAATACAATAGTGggtcttaaaggtccaatgccgATATTTTTTTACCTCAAAATCAAATTATAACAATTAAGtaacttactgtgattgttttaaattaaaatggtcaaaaagaggtttattggtctattaactaatttactgcctggtgatgtcgccacggaaggccaaaactccagcCCACcgaaaacaggctgaaatttcaggcggtcttttcaaaccgctcctacactaaaagggcattatcattgttttcacaatttcacagtgttattccatcctcagtgtggaaatatatataaaaagggaatatcatgtttttgacttcactgggcctttaacactTTCACACTAAAGAATATGATTCCTCGTTGTCATTATGTAACTGTAAACTGTAGATAGATTCAATACATTATAAATTCATTGTGTGAAGTGCATGTTCTCAAATAGTAATCTTGGAATATCACGTTTTTCTGTATAAAACGATCTAAAAGATCCCGTTTGCAATATGTATCAAATATCAAATGTGAGGTTTCCCATCAATACAACTGTTCATAACTGTCTCAGAAATGCAAATGAACCCTAAATACCCGTACACATACAACTGATCAACAATGTCAACAAGTGAACATTTCACGTCAAATAGTATCATAATCATACTAAAATGTGTGGGAACCTGGCCTACCGTCGATGGAACCTGGCCTACAGTCGATGGAACCTGGCCTACAGTCGATGGAAGCCAACTGAGCGGATTTTCTGGCGGCTCTGGTGTCGGGATCGTCACTGCCACCTGGCTCGTGCACCTCCTAGACGTAACAGGTGCCTTTCCCCCAGGGTTTATTCATACCAATGGGAGTCCCGTTATTCATTTAATTCATACATAAAATACTAGTGGTTTAGTCAATCATCATACCTCTTTAATTATTCAAATATCTTGCAATAATATTATGAAAACAATGATTTCTTGTTATAAGCTGATAATATTTCCTTTTAGGAAATAATTTATGCTGCTCTATGCTGACGGACTCCCAGACCCAGGGATGTGGTTGGTGACTCTCCCTGGTCTAAGAGAGAACTAatgtaggagagagaagaggagaaccaCACTTTCTACACTCCTACAATGCCCAGAGCTGGTGCACTAGTGTTTTTGTTCCTGTGTCCCTGTGCTCTTGGATCTTTGGTGTCTTGTCTTTTTACCTGTGCATTACTcctcccctccctgctctctcttttTGCTTCCCACTCACTCATCcagtgtctctagcctatctgtCAATCAGTCATCATGTCTTTAAAGGGGTTCAGACAGATGCCTAAACCCGCGGTAATACCCCTTTGAGGTCCACTACCTTGTTCAACGCTGCTGTCGTAGTACACCATTCTACTGTAACAGTACCCCAACAATCTCTATGTCATCCAACTCAGTCCACAGACAGGCTGTTTCTTTTCAGGCGGTCTACATGTTCCTAGGTGGTCTACATGTTCTATGCCCTGGCAATAGTCTGTGATGTCTATTTCGTTCCATCACTGGAGAAGATATCAGAGGTGACAATAAAGAATCCTTCCCACTTCTGTTGGTTTCTTtgcaggttgatgtttattgtcatgagtcttgccttggaggcagaactgagcggtttctgctagatgggccagctgcaaagtcattATTGGCTATATGGTAAAAAGTAATGATttaataattattttattttttcttaaTTTAAGGTGAGGGTGAGACATtatggttagcagtgtggttaaggttaggtttaaaaaatTAGATTGTATAAATGTGTGGTTGTGCCAGCTACtgggggtaggcaacaacatctccaccccacatcacagacaaactgaattggtccacccacacagacagcatcgtgaagaaggtgcagcagcgcctcttcagccTCTGGAGGCTGacgaaattcggcttgtcaccaaaagcactcacaaacttctacagatgcacaatcgagagcatcctgttgggctgtatcaccgcctggtacggcaactgctctgcccacaaccgtaaggctctccagagggtagtgaggtctgcacaacgcatcaccgggggcaaactacctgccttccaggacacctacaccacccgatgtcacaggaaggccataaagatcatcaaggacaacaaccacccgagccactgcctgttcaccccgctatcatccagaaggcgaggtcagtacaggtgcatcaaagctgggaccgagagactgaaaaacagcttctatctcaaggccatcagactgttaaacagccaccactaacattgagtggctgctgccaacacactgactcaactccagacactttaataatgggaattgatgggaaattaggtcaaatatatcactagccactttaaacaatgctacctaatataatgtttacataccctacattattcatctcatatgtatacgtatatactgtactctatataatttactgcatctttatgtaatacatgtatcactagccactttaactatgccactttgtttacatactcatctcatatgtatatactgcactcaataccatctactgtatcttgcctatgccgctctgtaccatcactcattcatatatctttatgtacatattctttatccccttacacttgtgtctataaggtagtagttttggaattgttagctagattacttgttagttattactgcattgtcggaactagaagcacaagcatttcgctacactcgcattaacatctgctaaccatgtgtatgtgactaataaaatttgatttgatttgatttactgacCTCTGCATTGCTGTGCCCAGTACATGAGTCAtctcaataaatgccaacctgtgGTTTGTTTCCCTCATTATTGCCGCTTCACTGAttgcagttttttttaaattacaaatcTGCTTTGTTTATCCATTAACCTCCTTAACCTCTCTTCTAGAATTTTCAACTTAGTGAGGATGTTGCCGGGGCAACGTTCATGGCAGCTGGAAGCTCCGCTCCTGAGCTCTTCACCTCCTTGATTGGTCAGTATTCTACATCCTTGATCCTGGGCAGGACAAATCTTTGGCcaatgttcagatagaaatatatgATGTAGAACAAACATACCTCTCTGGTATATAGAATAACAATCACGTCAGCTCCAGTCATGGCATTTCTATCTGCTAAGTTTCAGAACGATTTCAGTCTGAACATGGCCCAGGTCACTAAAAGTGGCCTGCAAATGAGTACCGATTGGACTGATTGGCTCAATATGCATTGGTGTTATCCTCCTCTTGTCCTCCCAGGTGTCTTCATCACTAAAGGTGACCTGGGGGTAGGCACCATCGTGGGATCGGCTGTCTTCAACATCCTCGTCATCTGTGGGATCTTCGCCGTACAGGTAACTCACCTTATTTGAAACAGGTGAAAGCAATATGGCAGGATTTAGATAGGTGTTGTTAATCAGTATGTTGTGTTCTCTTGCAGCCCATCTTTCTGAGCTGGTGGCCGCTGCTCCGTTATACTCTCTACTACATCCTGTCTATACTGATGCTGATTGTGGTGATCTATGACGACAAAGTGATTTGGTAAGGATACTGGACCAAGACTGGGTTCTCTACATGTTTATAACTCAGTGATACATACAGGTTGTGCTTTTAAACAGTGTTTCTGTGTTGTAGGTGGGAGACCATCATACTGATCTCCATGTATCTAGTCTCCATTATCATCATGAAGTGAGTAACTGACTAGATAATCATCATGAAGTGAGTAACTGACTACATTATCATCATGAAGTGAGTAACTGACTACATTATCATCATGAAGTGAGTAACTGACTACATTATCCATCGACTGCTTTGCCTGTGCATCTTATAGTTTGCGGTTTGTTCAGTGCGCCctcttattttttaaatattttttaaatttaactaggcaagtccgttaggaacaaattcttatttacaatgacgacctaccccggccaaacctggacgactctgggccaattgtgtgccgcccttaggactcccaatcacgtccggatgtgatacagcctggattcgaaccagggactgtagtaacgcctcttgcactgagatacagtgccttagaccgctgcaacaCTCGGGAGTCCCAACATGTTCTTCCTATAAGCACAAGCAAGGTACAGTATCTATCCATGACAGATGTTGGTTGTGAtactgtgtgttgtgtatgtgtgtaggttcAACAGATCCCTGTCAGGCTGGGTGGAAAATGTATGCTCTCCATCCGccctctcctccaccttctcttccttctcctcctccatatctcctcctccccatctccttttccctccctctctccttctcctactcaatctctcctcctccctcttctcctcctcaatCTCTCCTCCTCCGACCtgtctcctttccctccctcccactctccttctccctcccactctcctcctactccatctctcctcctccct from Oncorhynchus kisutch isolate 150728-3 linkage group LG15, Okis_V2, whole genome shotgun sequence encodes:
- the LOC109880732 gene encoding zinc finger protein ubi-d4 isoform X1, with translation MAAAVDSVVLGEQYYKDAMEQCHSYNARLCAERSILMPFIDSQTGVAQSNCYIWMEKRHRSAGMAPGQLYSYPSRRWRKKRRSHPPEDPRLAFPPVKSAELELGLKRDAVGAVDGSSLEALLKGEPLERRGPPDPRAPEDNPATPEPVAAMVSSHTSSGRIRKRVLDHDDYLDDLDDEDFEDETPKRRGKGKSKGRGVGNGKKKLEAAAAALEEQDKPYACDICGKRYKNRPGLSYHYTHSHLAEEEGEDREEIESPPPRRQPEAHKTPKKGPNGLALPNDYCDFCLGDSAHNQKTGQSEELVSCSDCGRSGHPSCLQFTDVMMAAVKTYRWQCIECKCCNVCGTSENDDQLLFCDDCDRGYHMYCLNPPMTEPPEGSWSCHLCLVLLKDKASIYKQQSPTTEDE
- the LOC109880732 gene encoding zinc finger protein ubi-d4 isoform X2, giving the protein MLGEQYYKDAMEQCHSYNARLCAERSILMPFIDSQTGVAQSNCYIWMEKRHRSAGMAPGQLYSYPSRRWRKKRRSHPPEDPRLAFPPVKSAELELGLKRDAVGAVDGSSLEALLKGEPLERRGPPDPRAPEDNPATPEPVAAMVSSHTSSGRIRKRVLDHDDYLDDLDDEDFEDETPKRRGKGKSKGRGVGNGKKKLEAAAAALEEQDKPYACDICGKRYKNRPGLSYHYTHSHLAEEEGEDREEIESPPPRRQPEAHKTPKKGPNGLALPNDYCDFCLGDSAHNQKTGQSEELVSCSDCGRSGHPSCLQFTDVMMAAVKTYRWQCIECKCCNVCGTSENDDQLLFCDDCDRGYHMYCLNPPMTEPPEGSWSCHLCLVLLKDKASIYKQQSPTTEDE